Genomic DNA from Segatella copri:
AGATAAAGACGCAGTTTCCTTCTTTTTGTAATCAATGAAGGAACTTTCGCTTGGGGAATTTAAAACAATAAAAGGATAGAGTATGATATCTATCCTTTTTATTTACTATTTTCTTATTTTATCTTTTTCAAATCCACTTCCTTATACGCCACTCTCTGGCGACGCCAGGTGTAGATGCAATGCAACTTGCCATCCTTTCCCTCGATGATGCCTGGATAGGAATACTGGTTGATAGGACTGTCCTCCAGGGTGAGGAGATGGCGCCAATGGGTGCCGTCATCGCTGATGGCAAGACTCAATGGCGTGCGAGATCCCTTCTTGGTTCCCGGCAACGTCTCGAAATTGTTGTAGATGAGCACGTGTCTGCCATCCTTCAGGGTAACAGCATCCGTACCGCTCTGGTTGTTCTCGATATCGAGCAGGGTAACCGGAGTCCAGGTATCACCACCGTCGCTACTAAAACTGGTGGCAAGTTTGGCATTATGAGTACGCATCAGAACCTGCAATCTGCCATCCTTCAACTTCAGGATAGATGGCTGGATGCTGTAGATTAATCTCGCCTTTTCTCCCTCCTTGTAGATAGGATGCTCCATATCTACCGTAGCCGAATCTACATCATCGGTACGAGGCTTCAGTTCGGCATCTACCGGACCCACATACTTCCACTTATTGGTCTTCAAATCGAGGATCTCCACATGGAATCGCCAACCATTCTTCTCGGTACTGGAACCGCAGATGAGTCTGCCGTTCACCATTTCCGGCTTGTTCTTGATAGGACCGAGGAAACCGTCTGGCAATGCCTCCGGATCACTCCAAGTCTTACCGCCATCCTTCGACTTCACAAGACAGCCCGTCCAGTCGCCAACGGTAGATCCCACCTTATAGAACAGCCATATTTCGCCATCCGGCATGGTATAGAGCACAGGGTTCCAGCAAGACTTGCGCTTCAGATTGGCAGGCAACTTGATATTGGCTGACTTAGAGCGGAAATCATATTTGTAGCCAGCAGGCACACCGAAACGGCGCAATCTGTCCTTGATAGGTCCCTTATCAGCCGGAGTCGTCTTCTCATCGATGCCCGAAAGACCCGCCTTCTTAGCCTCAGGAGTACCCAGGCGATAAACACCATCGGCAGCCAGGATAGGCTTCTCCCAAGCCTTGGCACCCTTCGGTTTCCGACTTACCCAGATGCAGACATCCGGATTGCGCTCGAAGGTACCGCCGAAGTAAGCAGCCACCAGGTCACCATTCTTCAACTGGATGATGGTAGAGGCATGAGCCGATGGGAATCCGCTGTAATCATAGAGGAATTCATCCTTCAGGATGGCAGCATCGCGGGTAGGGATTTCTACCGAATAATGATAATCGCCACTACCCACCGTTTCAACCTTGCCATCAGGCAGATAGACATCGGCTGTGGTGTTGCAAGGCACGGTGATATCCCAATCCACATGCTGCAAAGTCTTCTTCCACTGGCTCTTCACTACTCCGTATGGAGTCTCGTAATCTGCTTTTACCGATTCGCAGTTCTGAATACTGAAGGCTGGCTTCAACACGATGTGCTTGTAAGCCACGCTGGCATCAGCCTCAGCCACCTGCTGCACGTTGACACCCTTCTGCTGGATACCTCCCAGATACTGATAGCACCAGGTAAGCAAGTCACCCAGAAGCATCACATGATTGCCCGAATTCATCTTCGGATCAGCCTTGTCGCCATTCCAGAGTTCCCAGATGGTAGTAGCTCCGTTCTCAGCCATATAACCCCAAGACGGATAGGTGCGCTGGGTAGCCAGGAGATAAGCCACATCAGGGAAACCGTTGTCGCTCAAACCGCGAAGGAGCCAGGAGATGCCGATGACACCGCAGTTGACATGTTCCTTGGCATCGATGCAGATGCCCTTCACTACCTGCTTGATGAGTTCGCTGCGCAACTCCAGAGGAGCGATGCCGAAGGAGAGCGCCAGGAGATTGGCGGTAGAGGTATTGTTGCCATAATAGATGCTGTCTGGATAAAGCACATGACCCGGACGTCGGGAAGTTCCTGCCTTGTTGGTGAGGAACTGCCTGTTGAAGGCTTCTATCATCCCGCTTCTGCGGTCAGCCCAAACCTTAGCTTCTTCCTTCAAGCCCTGCAGGTTTGCAAACTGCTCTGCCAGCTGCAAACAGCGGATTGTATAGGCGGTGGCTATCAGCTTGCCATCGGTCTTTCGCTTCGGATCCTGACTGTGAATCAGTTCCAGTTTCTCCGGTGGCACGCACCAGTCGCCGTATTTATCCTTGGTGATGAT
This window encodes:
- a CDS encoding family 78 glycoside hydrolase catalytic domain; protein product: MKNNILMSVLLTASLSAALPLSAASHVDVVKMRTENRVNPLGIGTSTPRFSWQITSDRKGVVQTSYQILVASSREKLDRNEADLWDSGERNSDEQLWIPYQGKALLSGAQAYWKVRITTNKGKSEWTEPQLFTIGLLGETKWSGTWIGLEDLQPGEQKGMHTRLAARYIRKDFAAKGKVKRALAYVAGLGVYEFYVNGQRMGGSQALQPAPTDYRKTIYYNTFDVTSLLTEKNAIAIKLGNGRMFPMRQEKAYKTPFFGYPKCRINVKVEYENGKTETWATNNTWKLSFDGPIRSNNEYDGEEYDARREQALKGWTQAGFDDSQWQKAERCAIPDGTLMAQPMTGMVEKEFGHPVSLKHRHDTLIVDFGQNMAGWIGFQVRGRQGDTIRVKYAEKLQADGSLYLDNFRNALSEDIYVCNGKENGKPWRPVFSYHGFRYAAITGMKNARKEDFTAYTVSDEMATIGHIETSDTILNKVLKNAWWGIYGNYKGMPVDCPQRNERQPWLGDRTVGSLGESFVFYNERLYSKWMHDICDAQRSDGNIPDVAPAFWNYYTDDVTWPAALPFTCDMLYHQFGNRQPIIDSYPSIRKWINHILAEYTDENGIITKDKYGDWCVPPEKLELIHSQDPKRKTDGKLIATAYTIRCLQLAEQFANLQGLKEEAKVWADRRSGMIEAFNRQFLTNKAGTSRRPGHVLYPDSIYYGNNTSTANLLALSFGIAPLELRSELIKQVVKGICIDAKEHVNCGVIGISWLLRGLSDNGFPDVAYLLATQRTYPSWGYMAENGATTIWELWNGDKADPKMNSGNHVMLLGDLLTWCYQYLGGIQQKGVNVQQVAEADASVAYKHIVLKPAFSIQNCESVKADYETPYGVVKSQWKKTLQHVDWDITVPCNTTADVYLPDGKVETVGSGDYHYSVEIPTRDAAILKDEFLYDYSGFPSAHASTIIQLKNGDLVAAYFGGTFERNPDVCIWVSRKPKGAKAWEKPILAADGVYRLGTPEAKKAGLSGIDEKTTPADKGPIKDRLRRFGVPAGYKYDFRSKSANIKLPANLKRKSCWNPVLYTMPDGEIWLFYKVGSTVGDWTGCLVKSKDGGKTWSDPEALPDGFLGPIKNKPEMVNGRLICGSSTEKNGWRFHVEILDLKTNKWKYVGPVDAELKPRTDDVDSATVDMEHPIYKEGEKARLIYSIQPSILKLKDGRLQVLMRTHNAKLATSFSSDGGDTWTPVTLLDIENNQSGTDAVTLKDGRHVLIYNNFETLPGTKKGSRTPLSLAISDDGTHWRHLLTLEDSPINQYSYPGIIEGKDGKLHCIYTWRRQRVAYKEVDLKKIK